In Epinephelus lanceolatus isolate andai-2023 chromosome 7, ASM4190304v1, whole genome shotgun sequence, the genomic stretch TTActgtaataaccatattcctacagaAAACCTACTTCTTCAAGGGAAAGAAATGATATCTCCAAAAGTCTACTTTGTAAATTGTCTTCGATTTGGTTCAAAATTGTCTTGAAAATCATTCGTCCCAAAAATCATTTGTCCAGTCTTTGTCAGAGTGTCTACAGGTATTAGACACTTGAATTTAATATGACATTTACAAAAAGAAATGCTGTAATGATCTGAAGTGAAAGTTTTCTTAGCAGAGAATTTTTCTTGAATGTCATCCTTGTCCTCtcctaaaactgtttttttatattGCTATGCCAGTGCAGACACTTAGCATACGTGTGTTGAATGGCAAAGCATGCACTAGCTGACCGACCAATATTGTTATCAGGTGGTCTGTTTGCTTGTATTGTAGTGGCAGGGAAAGTTGCCAATGATTTGATAACGTTTCATTCAGTAGGTCCAGTCATTTTGGATGCGAGGGTATAGAAAACCCTTTTATAACATGACATATTTCATGACATATTGATTGTAACTGTCAACAGTGATATCTCAATTCGAgaattttattcattcatttacgaTACAACTGTGTGGTCAAAAGGATagtgttaaattattttacagCCCTGtgttagtcagtcagtcagtcagtcagtttgcATTTATTGAGAGTAACCTTGATGTCTGGCTTCAGATGGTATCTGTAATATTATCCATAGTCAAACTGCAGAGTGATAATAGACACGTTCAAGTCAGTATATGATGTATGGACCATGGTTATAGAAATAAGTTATATTGtcaaaacaaaagagagaatATCATGCAGAATATTGAAGTTACTGGGGAATAGTGCTGTGTTTGTAAAACCGTGTTACGCCTTTCGAATACCAGCAGTAGTGTGGTTTTATTTCCATGGGAAATTCATCTAATTTGACTTGGAAAATATGGATAGACCATAAAGACATTTTAGTGATGGGCACAATTTAATTACTGGAATCACTGGAAGAGATGGACACCTTTTCCAGGCATACAGATGTCTTGCGTGGTGACAAGTGGATTCTTTCCTACATCGAAGTGACATTGCTCAGCAGGCACCAAAGACTCTGATTTATATGCACATATCCGGCTACATTTGCCTGTCAAAGTACTTCTGCAGGATGCTAACCATAGGGAAATGTTGTTCCTCCAGCTGTGCTCTGGCCTTTTGTGGTCACTCATAATATAAACTTGTTCATACATGGCCAAAATACTACCCTAGTTACTGCTACTCTTAAGTGATGCCTCAGATGTTCTCACTTGGTGGCTCCTCATGCCtggctttctctctttcttactCATAACCTGCCTGTCGTCCTCAGCCTCTGTGGATGTGAAGCGCCTCATTGTCATAGCATGAAACAAAGGGATCCACAGTGGCCTCATTATGGACAAATCAGACCATGCAAAGCAGACCCCACCCTGATACTGAGGCCTAATGTGTAAAGCCTTTTGACTTTCCTCACCATTTCATTGTATTCTCTCCTCCGCATGCACAGATTGGTGTGGAGATAATTGAATTgcacagcctgtcactcaggcATTGTGAGACACTGTGGTTAAATTGTGTCTGCCACGTCAGCTGAGTTAGGCTTCCTGCGTACAGTGGAGGCTTTCCTTTTAACAAATGTTTAAAAGGTATACATGTGTGGCACACAACAGGGGATTGTCTGTGTCAGAAGCATTCTCACCCACTGGAAATACACCTATGGTTTAGGTGAGGGGTGGCATTTGTCTGACGATTTTCAGCTTAGAGTCATACCATCAGATTCCCAAATCTTGTCACCTCTCCAGTTAGACACTGTCATTGCCATTTTTGTGTAAGTGGCTGTTTTCTTCATCCTCTGATGTCTGTTTTCATCCGGTTTCGCACAGTCTTCATGATAGTCCCTCATCAACACGCCTACTTGCTGTAAATTCTACGGATAATAACCTGCTCCATTCACACATGGGCTCAGTCGGACATTACACAGACTTTGCACTAGGGAGCTGGCAGGATAAAGTCTGTTTGGCACCTGTTGTCCGAGCCAACTGATTAAGACATTTGTGTTCTCACATACAGCTCTCTTGGGTAATGTCTCGAAAATATCAGGTTTGCAGTAcgtgtgtgaaaggggcttatgtaggttccttccttcctttgcTTACGAAGGGGTATGAGGACAGGTATAAGGTCCTTATGCTAAAGTTACAGCCGTGTGTGTCTTTGAGATTACTTCTAGACCTCTTACAGcgacactgtgtctgtgtgctgtttttGCTCCAATGCTATATTGACATTAATAGGAAATGAATGCCTTGTTGTCCCTGTTATGAAACTGTACACCAATCGCTTGTTTACTGTCCTGCTTTTCCCTCCCGTCCGCCCCTGAGAATAATGGTCAAGCTGTGTGACCAAAGTTAATGCACTTTATTGTAAGAGCAATTTCTTACTTGAATACATAAAATGCATTGTATCTAAATTTGAACTGCTAACTACTAAAGGCCTGATGAAAGGGCAATACTgtatatttctgtctgtctgagtgtCACATGGTTGACCCTGCTGTGCCCTTTGTCAtcatgttttgcagctccaaaCTTAGCACATGAGCATTAAAAATAGATGAATTAAAACTTGATCCATGGCTCCTTTACACCAGCACTCTGTCACTGTTTGAACTGATATTGAAACCAAAAAaggcagatttaaaaaaaagtgaaactgtcCTTCGATACTATAGTTACTGTTACTTTATTAtaattgacatttttgttttttgtgtattttcttttctttaggcAAACTCGTGATTCTGTCCAAATGTAAAGATAATTTGGTTGAATAGACCAGTGGTTGCCAACCTCAGGAGGCAGACCCTTTTTGCTGTCCCAAGATCAACATTAGGAATTACAAGATGGTTAATGGAATTAATTTAGTAAGAACATATGCAGTGTTTCTGCTACACAAAATAGTCTTCCATAATACTGGATACATACACCCCTCATGGGCctctaaaatatttaatatgacACAATCTGAGAAAAAAAGGTCACTGTTTGGTTTAAGTGCTCCATATTTATGTCCACATCAAGGCTGTGAGCTGTGATGAGGGATTACAAGTATTTTACTATTTAATTTTAACAAGTCACAAACCTGTTGGGAATAACTGGCACAGACCAACAGGTCATAGTGTGTAAAGGTCTGTCCACACCAAGAATGATAACTATAACAATGTAAGCATCCACACTGATTAAAGATAGCCTATCAGTCAAGAAAGCTCACTCTGCcacaaaatctggggaccaaaacgtCACCAGATGTATACTGCGTAGCAGACCAACTGgcaaaaggggaaaaaaaaaaggcaaccgCTGGCCTTGAAGGACGACagaggggtctctgactgacGATTAGAATCTCtgactttcaaggggcagccctagatGATTTACAAGTTTTGTTGATACACAATGATATTTGAATTAACAATGACAATAGGAAGAGGTGTTTGTAAGGATAACTTGTGAGTTTTTAACCATGATCCTTGTTCAGTGATTTTTATGAATGACCTTCTTTCCCATCTCTGTGGAACTACAGAAGGACAAGCAGTTTACATCGCCTGCAAGGCAACGTCCCCCCTCCCCATCTTCTACCCTGGGACGCAACCGTTCACCATCCCCAGCACCCAACCCCGCCCCGAAGAGGACCCCATCCCCAACAGCATCCAAGTAAGACGACAACCATTTTCCAACAGCTCATGTGATTTAGTGATATTTCTctcaatttttttatttgacagtttGTATGTAGccttttattttgatttcattATAAAACACAAATGGAGACAATCATTCTTTGTTTCTGCAGGCAAAGTCCCAAGACACGCCCACCCTCACCGGGTGCAATGAAACAACGTCCCCCATCCCCTCAGCCTACGTCGGCTAAACCTCCACCTATCCAGAAACCAGCTCTCACTCCAACAGGACCTCCCATCTTGCGGAAGAGGGACTCCAAGCCCAAGGATCTGTGTCCTGTCCAGGCTGTGTCTCCACAGTCCTCTGAGTCCAGCAAGACCAAAGACAAAGATGGTGAGCAAATTCTCAGTGATAAGAATGCAGTCCAcaatataaatgttttattgtacTTCATAAAATTATATCTAACAATGCAGAAGGTCTTTCACAATagtataaaacattaaaaacaggtGCATATAAAGGCAGACCTCACAGCGTGGTCAGCTGACTGATTTTTAAATAGTCAGTTTCAATATTTGCAGAGGCTGATTGTTATTCTGGCAACCAGGATGTTTGCACTGGTGCATCGAGACATGCTGTCATATTCAGGGCAGGAAGTAAATGACACAGCTAGATAAGCTGAAACCTTTCTCATCTTAACTGCATAAATTTTAATGAAATCTGTAGCCATGCAGGTCCAAACCTATTTACACACCCAGAAAAAGATCAGTCATTGTTGTTGACATTTCACTGAGACACATCTTGTTCCACATAATCACCTATGAATAACTGGTGTTCCCTTTATCTGTTGCAAGTAAAGTTTGTTCCTACAGGAAGGCTTCCTGCTGGTCATCCTCCATTTAATCATTTTCTAAAGTAGAAATGTCAATCTTCATCTATTATCACATTTAAGTTGTATTCcgtattattttaaatattcaaattatatttaatttttcatttgctCATATCTAGCAAACTGTTATTGCTGATCCACTTAATTGCTAGGAGAGTAaagtttttttgcaatattattattattattgattaaatTGTCAGAAACATTGTTAAATTGTTCAGTgacaaaatattgttttttgcaAGTCACTATTAGCTTCAGCCTGTGGCActtgatttaaaggtccagtaatctctcaagacagattctgcaatctacattatagaagaggaggaggtaaatgaagattttttttttttttttttttttaactgatggatttccagattgaagGTCCAGaaacaccaaactgacttcagagaactagcagcaATGAAGGCCCCTGCTGCGTCACCTGACATTGCCATGTTTCAGCCAAAAGAGTTGCACTTGTAAAAGCAATTAAAAGGAGGAAATAAAACAGCAAGAGCTTGTAGATTCAAAAGAAATTGCGGAGGTGGGGGCTGTGCATTAATAAATTGTTGAATTTGCGGAAAACAAAAAATAgctttgattaaaaaatataaaaaaaatattaaagctgCAGAAAAGACATGAGAATATTAACAATATTATGATATTTATTGCACGGGAAATAGAATGAGTAAAAGCTCTTTGTTCCCTATGTTATCAGTGATGCTTACAGTAGCATCATGACTTTGAGCAGAAGATCATGTGATCACGGTTTAATACTGCCTCATAGAGCAGTCGGTTTAGTATTATCATCTGATTTAATAGACAGATCATGTACAGtaccaaagtgtgtgtgtgtgtgtgtgtgtgtgtgtgtgtgtgtgtgtgtgtgtgtgtgtgtgtgttgcaaactGACGTGGCAGCAGCTCAGTTTCCAATAAATCTCAGTGGAACAGGAGACCTATTAGATTCCAGCTGGAGTCACATCCTGTTACAGATCTGaggttgttgctgctgccaccTCTTGGAGACAAATATGCTCTGCAAGACAAAAGAGCTTAGTAATGGTTTATTACTCTGTTCAGCTGGGCAGAGACCATTTTCCAGTGTATCCATTTTAAAGATGTAACAACAAAATTGTGGTTGGTGGCACGGTTTTGGTACGCTCATTTATAATTAGCAGTGTATGTTTCTTGTGCTTCTAGAATGCCACCATGCTAtctaaaatcaaacactggggTGGCATTATGCCAGCATTGTTTGGATCTGTGTAAAAAAGCAAGGCCAGCATAATAAATGGTCTTTGTTACTGAAATATTAcagatctctgtgtaaaaagggctcaTGTCACAACCAacctcctccatcaccatcCTGGCTTGCTCCCTTCTCATCACTCATCCTCGAGTCACTGCATCCTGTGAAGGGCCAGATGCTGTGGCCTCGGGTCAGCACTACTCTGAGAAATGGGTGACAAGAAGTGCTTAATGCTTTCTCTATATTTGTCTTCCCACCTGCCAGACTCTAAAGCCTCGACGGGCACCAACTCAGCCGCTGAAGCAGCCAAGATCCTGGCAGAGAACCGCAGGCTGATGCGAGAGcagaaggaaagagaggagCAGCTCAGgatacagagagaggaagaggagaagtaAGACTTTTGGAATTTTTCAGTGAATCTCTTAaattgtgtgtgacagtgaagtAACATCAACAAAGCAGAAGACAAATAAGAAAGATCACTAGTTTGaacaacagcatttttttttacctaagaCTAAAAGTATTCATACTGTTGAAAGTGATGTCCTACATGTCCACTTTTAGCTAtgaactgcatttatttgtGAGTATGCTTTCAAGCCATTTGCTGCTGTTTCTTTACTCTCCCAGGGTGAGAAAGGAAGAGGAGATGCGTTTAGCAGAGGAGGCTCGACTGAAACGcctggaggaggaaaagatacttgcagaggagaggaaaattagagaggaggaagaggctcGCCTAGCAGAGGAGGAGCGGGTGAGAATGGCTGAAGAGGAGGCATTGAAGCAGGCTGAGCTCCAGAAGGAACGGGAGGAGGCTGAGGCCAGAGCCCTGGAGGAGGCAGAAAGAGTCCGTCAGGAGAGAGACCGCATCATGCAGCAGAACCAGCAGGAACGAATGGAGAGGAAGAAGGTATGCATAGACTGATGAAGAAGAGAATGTTTTGATAGACCAGAGTCTCCTCTGAGAGCCCTGACCACAATGGCAACATAGTATTTTAagtaatttaaaacaaatgctTTATTTTTCCATTGCAGAGGATTGAAGAGATAATGAAGAGAACCAGAAGAGGGGACCAAAATGACTTGAAGGTGAGCTCACATTCATTctccaccagacaatcagagatctccgccttctgatagtctggggacactcctttctaaagtgtgtttaacacacccgcgaaaacggccggcaacaaagcaccgcctcttgcatttttgaaaaggacatgcCTCCTCAGAagtgtgcgctcccccttttctcgtccgcaaggaaataaacacacagagagcttgaaaatggatgccaagagattaaactccgttttatcaaacgtgtgctcatccgtgaagaaaatattttttccagcggatgtcttagttgcaacattattgagctaactggagtaggttcatgtcgtatccgacaacgggaggcttttaacagatgacgtcctgatgttagctttgctgctaaacaaacaacaaggcgattccctctatagtccggccggacggatgagtcatggccttgtaaaagattatgtttgtttcttttagttggcgagaatgtgtcgctgcaaacgcgacaaacatccactaactctGACGGCGTTTCCTGCGAGCGCGACTGAGCCATTTTTTCCCGCTAcatgtgtttctagtgggactatgtttacaagcacaagagttcagcgagccaccgaaggaccgccctgcagatttactattggttctgcaacgtagggagtttttttaaactctgaaattgtatccgcccatctaaacccaaaatcagggagaaagtaaTCAGTCTTTAAGCAAAGCATCttaagactgacttgtgagtctaatgtCAACATGTTGTTTGTACCTCCTGCATAGAGAGAAGCAGGAGATGACGATAAacaggaggatggagaggaaggagaggacgGAGACGACCAGATAAACTATGAAACCCAGAGTAAGTGTTCTCATCCTCTGATGGCAGGTTCATGTTGTCAGAATGCATGAAGATTCATGCATCATGGCATTTTTGAATTTGTTATTTTATCACTGAGCGTGAAGGTGTGTCTTCCCCTCTGCGAGTTTGTTTGCATATACTTTacatcagtgttttgtttgtgtgaattTACATAGTGTAACATGACTTAGGACTTGTCTGATCCAATTCTACTTCTCTATTGACATCATAGGCCAGACAGATGACATCACCGTGGAGGATGACAAAGATGGATGTGATCTGTCCTGTGGTGAACCGATGGCAGAGCGCCATGAGCCCCTGGGCAGTGTGAACGGAAAACCAGAGACAGACGACAAGGagaataacaatggcataagcACAGATGAGACTCAGGCAGTAAGGTAAAGATCATAAACTCACAGAAACTGCTCAGAGTGGTGCTGACGATATTGTAATTGAAAATGGTATAAAGGCAAACAAGAGTCAAAATGTATTGGTTTCCCTCACACCAGCGGCCTCACATTAACTCAAGAAAAGCACCATTGTTGTCACatcagtttattgtttgttAAAATACCACACCCCTCCAGCTGCTTTAGGAAATAACATACTGATAACTgacttcaaaaaataaaactatacaTTTGTGACTGATTTTTAAGGATTTTCTTCTTCAGTAGTAAAGATTGGCTCGGAGCTGAGATAGACTAACACAATGAGTGTGTTTATAGACATTGATAACCCTTTGATGATCAGGTTTTTGGACTATCTATTGATATATTTGAGCATGTCATCACCATATTTAACTTTCAGAAACTAGGATAAGCCTTTATCCCATTTATGAGAACCCCGAATACGCTACCTGGAGTACTATAGGATAGGATGGAAAGTCTTTATTGTCAGCCTGATTCTGCCCATACGTTATACTTCTCTTTCATGGTGCGCACCGGGAGAATTTTGTTATGTCGCGGACATCATCATATTTTGTTGCACAGTGTGACTGACACTGTTACTGTCATTGCCATGGAGATAGTAGTTTTCAGTCTACACCAACTCTGGCCTGCATTCAGCAGGAAACAGCTGCTTCTGTGGACAGAGCTCCTTGGGAGCTGAGAGCACAACAGCTGGTCAAATtgccttcaccaggctgactgacagcagacatttactAAACCAAAATAGTTTTCAAGTCAGAACcatggaaaaaaatcaacagtgtTTGTAGTTATTGATTTTATTAATTATAACATATATACGGCTGAATATTTGTGTGAATTTAAACATCTCTCCGTGCTGATTACACTTCACTAAACGTGACAGAAATTCATTTGGGccttaaaaaaaacaggtctCTTATTACCATGGAGACCACTGAAGCCTTTCACCCAAGCataaatttaaaatgtcatgttGCTCTTTAATTTCTGTCAAGTGACACTCTTTAAAAGTGTAAAGTGCATTACCATAAATCAGCCATTACAATCTATGCGTACGTTTACTGTCTACCTGGTTCGCTGCTTCTTTTTTAGTGATGGGGAGAGTgcagctattggttgttgacaatgttcacGTCATTGAACTTCAttatttgcatgagccaagCCTAAAAACCTTGCAgtaaaattaaacatgtttgattttgttggagcaacaagacgggaaaatgACTGACTCAGTTTTTATTACCACATTGCACCAAACAATCAAGATCAGCAATCAGTTACCGGATTACTACAATTTCTCATGTATACAGGGAATATGAATAATCCAATTTCCCTCTGCCCATGTAAACCTCATATCCAGAATATGATCATAACCGAAAAAGTCTCAGGCTGGATATCTCTCCGTCATCATGTACTCAATTCTCAACCCTTCACTCTGTGACAAAGCTGTCTTTCATCTCCCAAAGCACGTTCCTAACAGCCTCCCACTTCCTCTCTCCCACTCAGTCCAGTCCCTAAGGGCCGCCTAGTTGAGGGCTCGGAGTTCCTGAATGACTCCGCCAAGGTGGGGTTGGTCTCAGGTCTCAACGGTAAATCCAACCAGTGGAGCTTTGAGGAACTCATTGACCTCAACGTCCACTCCAAGACTCGGCCCCTCATTGAGGCCGAGGACTGTAACCAGGTCCTGATCAACTGTGACGGGAGCTCAGATGCCTTCGAGGACAAGGGAACCCCCGTCACCCTGCATTCCTCCAATCAGCCCATAGAAGCCCTGTCAGGTGAGGAGTCACTTACACTTATTCATCTGTTTGGAAATATTGACACAGTCTTCTTAAAATATAACCCTATGTTCCTGTGTCTCCATAGAGATGTGATGCTGCAGCCGTCGCTGAGAAGCCTCTTACCGTTGCACTCGAAAAGTTCCTGTCCAGCTGAGCTCCTTAAAAAAGTTCTCTACCAGTTCCAAACagcttcctcctctttctcctcctcctcttccagaCGGAGGAGCACAAGGTGAAGCGGAGAGACCACCCCAAGTGCTACATTTGCACCCCACATTATGAGGaaacaaatatattaaaatcatatatatctaaagaaaaacaaaacgtaATGCTTCAGGGAAATTCCATTAGTCCTTCAACACACTCGCTTCAGGtctctttcctcttcctcttgtgTTTAGTTCTCCAGATTTGTTTTTCTATGTCATTGTCCAcatttgatgatgttttttaaGAGTTTGTCTTTGTCAGGGGTGCATTTGttgtaatttattaattttggcTCCTTTGTTATTGTAATTATTGTTATCATATGTTtagtctttttgttttctctcgtATGAGAATATTCCAGGACACATGCACATTCGGCTGTGTGAATTGAATATCGTCAGTTAAAGGAAGGAACATTAATACTTTCTGTTCTGTCGGGGGGGTTGGTGGGGATAGCATCCCAGGTTTCGCATGTGATTCATCTAAATTTACTTGACCGGCTGCTTTTCGCAGCATCCAGCAATATGGCCTTCCCATTTTCCCCCAACTTCTAATTCTTAAGTGTGACTCTGCTAAAGTGCTTGTGCTGAAGCTCATTCACGCACAGTTTAGTTCGTCATGTGCTTAACACTTGGGAGTAGATTCTGTATTCATACTCCACAGAGCTCTGTCCTCTCAGGCCCATACTCTCCCAAACTCTCTAACTGTGTGTTTCCTTCTCTGGCCACTAGAGGGCATCAGGAGCACAACTCCAACTGTTACATTTAAATCTGAAGAGTGTTGAGATTCATTCACAACACTAGTGAAATCACATGTTCAGTGAAGTTTCATTAGTTTGTTCATTTAGGGCTCATTAAGGTCTTGTTTATTTTACATATGTATATAGAATTTATGTTTACTAAcaatgtcattgttattttcattaGAATCTGAGTTGCATCCAGTTTTAGTCTCATCTCCACCAACTGCATTTGCACCACACAACTGTTTGAATAACCATAGCTGCGACATAGTGTCTTAACAGATTAAGTCCTTTAGTTTCATTACTGGCTGCGTCTGAGCttcttaaaggaaaacttcacccacaaaataatcatttgtgtatcagttgcTCACCTTGTCTGATGAATATTTTTTCTGGCATGCCTCAGGTGACTGACAAATCCAAAGCAGAGAAAATTCTCAATGAATTTAAGTCtaaggggtccatgtttaacaataTTATTCAGTGGTATGATTGGTGCTTCCCAAATGAAAAGGCTTTTCTAACGGGAACTGAataatgctctcttcaaagccaaactccattgacaaaaacagtaattttacctcgctgaacacaggagctgctggtctaccactaccTCTAtcagtttgttagtttgtgttattgtgtgacgtTGGCGTATTAACGGGTGAGTTTTGATTCACCAAAGtcctacaacacacacaacaaacacaaactaactgatcgaggcagcgatataccagcaactcctgtggtCAGTAATGTAAAATTACtggttttgtcaatggagtctggcaagAATTTCCTTCGTCTTTAAAATCTTCGTAGAGGAGGCTTGTGAGAAAAAAGTTCTCTCTGCGTATTCAACATGACGTGAGTTGAG encodes the following:
- the map7d3 gene encoding uncharacterized protein map7d3 isoform X15, with protein sequence MAEGASTLKGLRAQMAAAAQAQAEERRSLSGNSPTGPTTNTSAKPQGSRPVDKRSTSTMNLKQPSEAGISKRLSSSSATLIKSPDKSAKPRSSSCNRLPNNGNAAQASKEDGKKLQVEQTGRSVKKRSSSLTRVSVGRAQTPAKPDKGTTDDQARRPPAGTVDGGVLSRLLTPTQASLARSKSAAALSAEGTNAPECHLCPRSASASPLHPPRGPVRSRSIDRQKSSMTTSVSADGALDPSLKDKQFTSPARQRPPSPSSTLGRNRSPSPAPNPAPKRTPSPTASKQSPKTRPPSPGAMKQRPPSPQPTSAKPPPIQKPALTPTGPPILRKRDSKPKDLCPVQAVSPQSSESSKTKDKDDSKASTGTNSAAEAAKILAENRRLMREQKEREEQLRIQREEEEKVRKEEEMRLAEEARLKRLEEEKILAEERKIREEEEARLAEEERVRMAEEEALKQAELQKEREEAEARALEEAERVRQERDRIMQQNQQERMERKKRIEEIMKRTRRGDQNDLKREAGDDDKQEDGEEGEDGDDQINYETQSQTDDITVEDDKDGCDLSCGEPMAERHEPLGSVNGKPETDDKENNNGISTDETQAVSPVPKGRLVEGSEFLNDSAKVGLVSGLNGKSNQWSFEELIDLNVHSKTRPLIEAEDCNQVLINCDGSSDAFEDKGTPVTLHSSNQPIEALSEM
- the map7d3 gene encoding uncharacterized protein map7d3 isoform X4, whose product is MAEGASTLKGLRAQMAAAAQAQAEERRSLSGNSPTGPTTNTSAKPQGSRPVIDGAALRIDDRLRVAKERREEAERQQALRDSQIMERERKAKMQVERQMEERQKKVEEQRKKEEQKRLAVEEKRKQKQEEEKEHYEAVMRRTLERSQRLEQRQKRWSWGGLSTDSDGRTGDSDASASSPVTIVISPASPEKPPRSRQGAKPRSSSCNRLPNNGNAAQASKEDGKKLQVEQTGRSVKKRSSSLTRVSVGRAQTPAKPDKGTTDDQARRPPAGTVDGGVLSRLLTPTQASLARSKSAAALSAEGTNAPECHLCPRSASASPLHPPRGPVRSRSIDRQKSSMTTSVSADGALDPSLKDKQFTSPARQRPPSPSSTLGRNRSPSPAPNPAPKRTPSPTASKQSPKTRPPSPGAMKQRPPSPQPTSAKPPPIQKPALTPTGPPILRKRDSKPKDLCPVQAVSPQSSESSKTKDKDDSKASTGTNSAAEAAKILAENRRLMREQKEREEQLRIQREEEEKVRKEEEMRLAEEARLKRLEEEKILAEERKIREEEEARLAEEERVRMAEEEALKQAELQKEREEAEARALEEAERVRQERDRIMQQNQQERMERKKRIEEIMKRTRRGDQNDLKREAGDDDKQEDGEEGEDGDDQINYETQSQTDDITVEDDKDGCDLSCGEPMAERHEPLGSVNGKPETDDKENNNGISTDETQAVSPVPKGRLVEGSEFLNDSAKVGLVSGLNGKSNQWSFEELIDLNVHSKTRPLIEAEDCNQVLINCDGSSDAFEDKGTPVTLHSSNQPIEALSEM